The window CGCGGGTTCGTCGCGATCCATGGCGTCGTAGAAGTGTTCGCAGAGGTTCCGGACGGCGGCCTCTCCGCCGAGGATCTCGAAGGGGGTCGGCTGATCGGGCATCGAGGGGCGATGTAGCACGGACGGGGGGACGAGGGAGCCAAGGCGGGGAGGGGGGAGGGCCTCCCGCGTCCCAAACGTTGGGGCGTTCGGAAGGGTCGAGTGTTACGCGGCGAGGGTCACTTCTGGACCGCGGCCGGATCCATCCACATGACCTCCCAGTGGTGGCCGTCGATGTCGTAGAAGCTCGCGAAGTACATGAAGCCGTGATCCTGGGGCGGCATCGCGCGCGAGCCGCCGTTCGCCAGCGCGATCTCGACCATCCGATCGACCTCCTCGCGGCTCTCGCAGGAGAAGCAGATGGCGGCCTCGTTGGACGTGCTCGTGTCGCAGATCTGCTTCTTCGTGAAGCCCTGGAACTTCGACTCGACGAGCAGCATGACGCACGCCTGCTCGTTCACGATCATACACGTGGCGGTCTCGTCGGTGAACTGCTGGTTGAACGTGAACCCGAGCTTCGTGAAGAAGCCGACGGAGCGGTCGAGGTTCTTGACGGCGATATTGACGAAGAGCATGCGAGAACGAGTCGTGGTCATGTGCGCGCCTCCTTGCCGGTAGGTTTGGCGTATGGACCCGGCGAGGGGTCCAGACTCATCGGTCCGCGAAAAAAATCGTTCGAGGGGAGGGGAGCGTTACGGAGCGAGCTCGAGGGGCAGGCCGAACCGAGGGAAAAGCGTCGCAGTGTCGAGGAACGCGTTCCACGCCGTGATGTGATCCCCCGAGGTCTCGAGCACGATGAGCGCCCACGGCTTGTAACTGCCCCCAGGCTCCGCGGGTGGTCGGTACTGCCCGAACGCCGGCGAGCCCGACGCCTCGGT of the Polyangium spumosum genome contains:
- a CDS encoding VOC family protein, producing MTTTRSRMLFVNIAVKNLDRSVGFFTKLGFTFNQQFTDETATCMIVNEQACVMLLVESKFQGFTKKQICDTSTSNEAAICFSCESREEVDRMVEIALANGGSRAMPPQDHGFMYFASFYDIDGHHWEVMWMDPAAVQK